A region of the Ranitomeya imitator isolate aRanImi1 chromosome 5, aRanImi1.pri, whole genome shotgun sequence genome:
TCACAGATTTGATTTTGGTCTGGGAAATGTTGCCCAAATGTTCATGAAGTTCCATTGACTGGGTCTCACATTCACCAGAAtgtctcaatccaattgagaacctATGGGACATTATGAATCAGTGTGAAGGGGGACACCAAGTAGTACCACAAACTGTCCTGGAGCTCCCTGATGTCCTGAGCCAGCTCTGGAAGAAGATCACCTAGGCCATTATCTGCCGTCTCATCAAGAGCATTCCCATCCCAGATGTTGTCAGAAGTGCATTCAGGCACATGGGGAGAATACACACTACCGAGTcactttaacagttgttgtaatgAAATTTTCACAAGTTGTATGTGAATTGGTGTGATTTCATTCATTTTACTTAGATTTTTGGGTGATTTGGAACCAAGCCCTCAATTGGTTGACGATCTTGACTTCCATTGCCCATTGATACATACTCAAAGAaccacatctatctatataatcgtctaagggtcatttccgtctgtttgtctgtcacagaaattccacgtcgctgattgggacgggcacagtccagcctgCAAATtcacccttccctactcccctccagtcagtgccccctccatactcccctccagtcagtgcccccatagcggtttagcagtccgttaaacggactgcgatacaccgtggcataacgcagtgtaacgcagtctgttaacgctgctattaaccctgtgtgaccaactttttactattgatgctgcctatgcagcatcaatggtaaaaatatctaatgttaaaaataataataatagtaataataataataaaaaaaatcattatattctcaccttccggcgcctttcccgctcctcgcgacgctccggttcaaagaatgcattgcggcaatgaccgaagAAGATGACCGCTACATCATCTAAGTGTTGTTGCCgccatgcattcttgggaccggagcttcgtgacgagcatcgctaaatgcctgggctggatccgggggccgccggaaggtgagtatataactattttttattttaattctttttttaacagggatatggtgcccacattgctatatattacgtgggctgtgttagatactacgtgggctgtgttatatactgcatgggctgtgttatatactgcgtggcctgtgttatatactacgtctctgtgctatacagtatactacgttggctgtgctatatactacgtggctgtgcaatatactacgtggctgggcaatatactacgtggctgggcaatatactacgtggctgtgctatatactacgtggctgtgctatatactacatggctgtgttatatactacgtgggctgtgttatatactacatgggctgtgctatataatacgtgggctgtgttatatactgcgtgggctgtgctatatactacgtgggctgtgctatatactgcgtgagctgtgttatatactacttaggctgtgttatatactatgtgggctgtgctatataatacgtgggctgtgttatatactgcgtgggctgtgctatatactacgtgagctgtgttatatactacttaggccgtgttatatactatgtgggctgtgctatataatacgtgggctgtgttatatactgcgtgggctgtgctatatactatgtgggctgtgctatatactacgtgagctgtgttatatactacatgggctgtgttatatactacgtgggctgtgctatatactatgtgggctgtgctatatactacgtgggctgtgctatatactacatgggctgtgttatatactgcatgggctgtgttatatactgcgtgggctgtgttatatactgcgtgagctgtgctatatactactatacatattctagaataccagatgcgttagaattgggccatctAGTAGTTTATATCAGCAAAGATTTTCAACTTAAACCTTTGGTTCTTCGAAATCCAATGTGAAATTGAAAAGTTTTCTTTTAGCAGTGTATATTGTTATATAACAGCCCTACATGATTATGAATTTAGTAACTTGGTCCTTTCCAAAGAACCTGAAACTACATTAGTCATTTCATGTTATTCCCAACCGAAATGCGTTCTAGAATCTGGATGAACATTTGACAATCTGTTGGTTGCCTTTGATCCTGAGTGTGGGTGTAAAGCAATGACAGGCGTCCaagaaaaaccaaacaaactgagaCGATCAGATTtatcatttttaattgttttaaacTAGCTACAAAATGTCAATCACGTCACAAACTGACAGGAGACAGAAGGAATTTAATAGTAACATGCTGCAATGATTTTGATATCACAGTTCATCTAGAGTTCATTCATTTAGATTATTGTCTTAATTTAAATCTACTTAAACATCTCAGCGATTTGGAGTGCATAGCTCTAGGTAAGCAACGAAACCTTAAAAAGGAAAAAACAGAAATAAATAAAATCCACGTGGGGGGGTATAAGTGGCTAACGAGACCCAGCCTTATAAAAATTACATATCTTTGTACCATTTTTAGACTGTAGTCATTTCCTCCAAAAGAGGATCCTCATAAACAGTACCCAAACCCTTATATTACAaccttatatgtatatatatttttatttttttgtattttatatatcgccagcaaacaaaataaaaaaatcaaacattttcCTTGCTGGATATGTGTGCCAagtctgtcctttttttttttaaataaaaaaagcatgATAATGATTAAATAGAACAATATATCGACAGAAAAGTGGCACTACTGCAAAGTTGCTGGTATAACATAGTCCCAACAGTGTCCAAATACTCAGCATGCTTTTATTGGAGGAGGTGCTACTGCCACGGGAAAGGTCTTTGTATGTAGGCATCTAAAATGTCTATTTATTTTCATGCATAAATGCATAACTCACAACACTTGTTAGTGCAATGCTTATTATAGTAATATAGTTTCACGTTCTAATCATGAAATCATAACAGATGGAAGCAACATTGAAACCCAAGACAATCCCACAGCTTAAGTATCATGACACCAAAAAGAGGATATAGGCAGTAGCTCTGTGGAATGTCACAGATTTACAAGAACAATACTGTATAGAGTAAGGATAACAGCACGTTAAACATTCCTACACTGTTGTCATTCAGCAAAcatcataaaaaaaatgataaaacaacaacaaaaaaataaaaataaaaaaaagaaacgtTATAGTGAGCCGATCACTACACACAACCTTTGGAAAGGAAtatacttaaaaaataaaaataaaatcataattacaagtactgtatattttttttttggaaagCTGACATACTACACAGGACGACATTTACAATAGGGTAAAAGGGAGGGTGATATGTGCATGTGTGCAAACCTAGTATGTAAATACCATGATAAAAGCATGAAAGTACTGTCTCGCAGGACAGTTTGGAGCGTAAATCAGAGGTTCGGATCCTCTAGCCACTGCCCAGCATCTTTGTGGCACGCGTATTGGCCTCGTCGATCCTGGCTTTGTTGGAGTCGGCCtgggggaaaaaaacaaacaaagataaAGAATGGAATAAATACCGAGAAATAATTTAATATCGAGGACCGTTGTATCTACATGTACATATGAAAGTTTGGCGTTGTCCAAAGTGGTCAACAGTCACACATAACATCTTTATAACGTAAAATATGATAATAAAGATCATTCAAATTATCGTTCTTTTATTCTGTGTAATCAGCGTTTTTCCATGCGATGTGACTTTTAAGCTCTGGAGGACATATATTCGGACCTGTGGATCAATTACATTTATAGAGAGACCAGTTTTTTGCTCTTCTTTTATTCCACTTGTCCCGCAGCGACGCGGTGTCCACAGtctacttgcggtggacaccgcgtagcTGCACTACGTCCATTGCGCGCTTTCCCTTCCGCGGCTGGACTGCCACATCGTTTAGTGTTCTCTCCAACACTCTCCATTTGATGCAAGTTAGCTTTATTGGGGCCCACTATATGATTTACATCACTTCAACCATATatccagcacactgatgaaggtccttgcagaccgaaacgtttgacTACTGTATGTACCCCCTCTTTTTGCATCACAATTCTGGAGTGTGCCAATTATAAATTATTTCACGTatcaaggtttgggaacctatattTGTGCACCTCCCTCTCAGGTTGTGCTGAAACATTTTCTATACTAGATCTTCAGTgtcgtcccatgaaaagatataataaaaaatttacaaaaatgtcaggggtgtactcacttttgtgacacACTGTAGGTATATTTGATGGTGAGAGACATATATTGTGACACGTACACAGTAATTATGTCCCTATTGAAGCCCCTTAGCGATCTCACGCACGATACCCCTATCATTGAAATGATAGTGTATGATGCTCTCACACACAATCAGTATAGTATCTCTAAAGTGAATCCCCCTGCAATTTCACCCCATAAGTATAGTATGATGACTCCACAGTGCCTCTGGCAAATGATggtgtccatacagtataatacccccacagcgTGATGACCCTAAAATTCCccccagtatgatgtccccatatttCTCCCCCACACAGTATCATGACCACCACACAGTATGCTGGCCTGTCAGGATGATGCCCCCACTCATTATGACACTCCCACTTAGGATGATACCcctactcagtatgatggcccccacagacccccactcagtatgatcgcACCCACAGTTCCCCACTCAGTTCGATGGCTCCCACTCAATATGATGACCCCCAAATTCCCCAACTCAGTGTGGGTTCCCCAACAGCTTCAACTCAGTATGGAGAcctcccactcagtatgatggctcccacaacTCCTCaaccagtatgatggtccccacagtttCCCAATCAGTACGGAGTCATACACAGTCCCCCCCACTCAGTTTGGGTCcccccacagccctccacacagtactaCAGTCCCCCACAGCCCCCAGTCATTATAATGGCACCATTGCCCCCCCACTCAGTATGAGGGTCCCTACATCCCCTACACTCAGTATGATGATCCCCACAACTCCGTACCCTTAACTCACAGGTCCCAAAGCAGCTGCGTGGTCTGCCGCTATGGGTGGTACGCCCCTCTTATGTATCTAATAAGTGTATATATTGGTTATTTTTCTATTTATTCATATTTTCCGGCATTATTTTTGCGTTGGTTGCTTTCTGGCACTTTACCTGCCGGCACTAGCACGGTtggttagagcaggggtccccaactccagtcctcaaggcccaccaacatgtcatgttttcaggatttccttagtcttgcccaggtaataattgcatcacctgtgcaatgcaaaggaaatcctgaaaacatgacctgttggtgggccttgaggactggagttggggacccctgggttaGAGTATATGGGAAGTATCCATTTAATAATGAAAATGTTGTTTTACGTTTTCCATCCGTTTGTATCTGTTTATGAACATGTCCGTTCTCTTGTAACACTGGATCCATTGCAAAGAGATAACATTTGGGCATGTGAATAGAGCCTGACAATAAAGACTAGAGCGAGCTAGAAAACACGTGACATACAAAACGCTTTGAGGCATTTTTGGGGTCACAGCATGTTCTGGGGAGGACACGTTCTGCTTTTCCTATAGAGCTTTCTGTGAGAATTATCAGGAAAGCCACGTGTACAAAACGTCTAAATAAAAGaatggcaataaaaactaaaaaaaaacacaaaacattgtatataaaaaaaaatgctggcttTCGATATGGGTTTTTAATGCATTTTAAAATGTCAGAAAATATTGTAACACGATCGATAAAGACTTTCCAGGTCTATTCTCCTCTATGAGATCATTTATTGTACAGAATTTCAAGAATGTCacagaataaaaaaagaaacaaaaacaaataaacattCTGCTATAGAGACGTTACCAATGCCACAAAGAACTACTTTCACAGTAAATATTTGGATATCAGTTCTTCTATAGAGGTGTTTGGAGACATCGGATCTGGTGCCATTTTCCTGCTGTATCTGTTGTGCGCACTTTAAATAGAAGTCAAAGCTCTCACAAAGGACAGGATTACATTCAGGGCACTTCTTAGGAAGTAAGATGCCATATGGGCTGGTATAGAAGGCGCTGGCCGGGAGGGATCTAGGAAATGCCAGCTCACCATTCAaacctttaggccacattcacacgttcctttttgtcccgcgggttttcccgcagcggatttgataaatctgcagggcaaacccgctgcggttatccctgcagatttatcgcggtttgtcctgcgggttccgctgcgggatttacccctactattgatgctgcatatgcagcaatatgcagcatcaatggtagtgttaaaaataataaaatcatggtatactcaccctctgacgtcccgatctcctgggcgctgcaggcggcggtccggttccaaagatgctgtgcgaccaggaccttcggtgatgtcacggtcatgtgaccgcgacgtcaccgaaggtcctggtcgcatatcaaacctgagaccggacggccgcgtgcagcgctgagacttccgagggtgagtatacatgattttttattttaattcttttttttttaatacaaatatggttcccggggcctggaggagactctcattatccgcattacttcccgcatggtgggcacagccccatgcgggaagtaagcggatcaatgcatttctatgggtgcagaatcgctgcgattctgcacaaagaagtgacatggtccttctttttttcccgcagcaattctgcgcggtttttttcgggtgtttccgcatcatgtgcactgcggtttctgttttccatagggtaacattgtactgcaccctgcatggaaaacagctgcggacacgcagcggcaaaatcgccgcggttccgcagtaaaaaccgcatagtgtgaacatggccttagtcttTTTATTGGAGGTTTTTTTAATCTACAGAGAGATGTTATTTTAGCCAGTTCAAGATGGCAGCATTTTCCTTTGCTCGTGACCAGGCACATTTTAATATTTGTTTTTGTGCATGAGATTTTAAGAGctctatattttgtattttttattttttctcatacagatattcattatatatatatatatatatatatatatatatatatatatatatatatatatatatatatatatacaaaaactaGAGCACTTAAGATCTCATGCACgaaaacaaataaatatatatatacgggggttggaccagataatggaaacacctaaagttttggcatcataatttttgaacatgtgataaacatgcaaaccgtgacatatggtaatgttttgtagttgattatttgtgttatgtgataggTGTATGTatattaactgtttgttttgcataattgtaagaacattgatgagaacctgataccaatggcagacctctcggattttcaaagaggccaaattgatggtgctcgtatggcaggcgctagtgcaACAGAAAGTGCCCGATTGcctggcgtgtcaagaggtactgtctccaaagtaatgactgcattTGAAAGAGAAGGATAAACGTCCGCAGgaaagcacaggtccggccgaaagtcaaggttgactgagagagaccgtcggactctaaagcgaattgtgtgagaggatcgcaagacaacggctccgaaaatcactgctgagctcaatgaacacctaccgaacccagtttccatgaaaactgttcgtcgggagctgcacaaatctggattccacggaacagctgcaattagaaaaccgctgctctcaatgacaaatgtttccaagcgtttagagtggtgtagaaacctccagaattggtccctcgagcagtggaaacgtgatattctcagacgaatcatcgtttaccctatttccgacctccggccgagtgtacgtttggagacagccgaaagaagcattccatccagactgccttctcccaaccgtaaaacatgatggaggttctgtgatgatctggggtgctatttcgtggagatctgCCGAGCCAATGATATCCATTCATTtaagaattaacagccgagattattttggtatttgggcgaccaagtgcatccaatggttcaagcactgttcccggaggggaacgccatctttcaggatgataattgttatgacttggtggttaggagcacccggaacgacctgatagttaaactcacacaggacaagctctgggaagtgggagctctgctgaccgcaacccctaatcctatcacaacaactagaaatagccgtggagcgtacctgactctccctagacgcctcttcacagcctaagagctaactagccctagagatagaaaataaagcctaccttgcctcagagaaattccccaaaggaaaaggcagccccccacatatattgactgtgagataagatgaaagtcacaaacgcagaaatgaaacaagtttcagcaaagggaggccagactaactaaacagacagaggataggaaaggtatatttgcggtcagcacaaaaactacaaaaagaccacgcagagtgtgcaaaaaagacctccacaccgactcacggtgcagaggtgccactctgcatcccagagcttccagctagcacgacaaaatcataatagcaagctggacaaggaaacaaagaacaaataataaactagcagggacttaacttctgctggagtagacaggtcaccagaaagatccaagagcgaactgaaccagtacaagaacattgacagctggcatggagtaacgatctgagtggagttaaatagagcagccagccaaagaataacctacgtcacctgtggaaggaacctcagaagcagcagcagctccactcacagccaccagagggagtccatggacagaactcgccgaagtaccattcatgaccacaggagggagttcgataacagaattcacaacagataatgcaccaattcatacagctagaatcgttaaagcatggcacgaggaacattctaatgaagttgagcatctcatctggcccccacaatccccaaacctcaacattattgagcatttatgctcgattttagagattcaagttagaggtcgatttccgccgccatcgtcgctcaaagaactggagggtgtttcaactgcagaatgggctaaaattcctttggaaacaattcacaccttgtatgaatccatacctcggagaattgaggctttaatcgccgcaaaaggtggacctacaccagagtaaactaacttttgttgatgtttccaggtgtttccattatttggttcaacccctgtatatacctgtatataaatgtatatattttcttaatgtaattttgAAATACATTTTCTGAATTCCCATAGATTTGAAttgaaaagattaaaaaaagtgACCTCCGCTTCCCGCAACAACCAATGTGTGATTTCACAACTGCGGTCTCGTGGACCTGGGCTGAAAACGTGTGAATACGGCTACCAGTGTGAATGTGACTAAATGCATTACGCTCACAAACATGATTCCAAACAAAGGGATTAAAAAATCTCCTAAGGTAGGTAGATGCGAcccacctgcctgttgtgcccagcacCATTCTCTGCCGGCACAGATCGGTCACTGACCGCTcgtgccggcgattcagctgctctgTCTTCTTCCGGACTGCTCTGCTGGTGTCATGCATAGTCATATATGGACCGGCCTGACTATTTAAAACAAGCTTTTATGTTTTTGAAATAATTTTCTACTGACCTTCTCCATGATCCTGTCAATCTGGCGATTTTGTGTGTCAATCTCATTACCCATATCAAGAGCCATGTGACGGAGGTTTCCAATAATGCCACTgacttgttcaaggttctcatccaTTTCATTCTCTCGAGCATCATTTGTTACTCTGTAAAAAAACGCAGCGTATCGTGTAAAACAACACATTTTTATGGAACAAACCAAATTGCTAATGCCTAAATATCTGCTCAGTCCACAATACATCCAATTTCTGCAAATACCGGCGCAGTAGGCAGGGGCATGCAGTCACTGGGGGGGCACACTGGTGGACCCGATAGAGATCTCAAAGTAATTCGTTATTTTCTGCTTCACTCACAGATTTTATTCCCAGACAGCTGAATTTCTCATATTAAGGCCAAGTTCAGACAGGCGTATATCACGGCCCGTACATGGACCACAAAGCCCAGACTGATCTAGACTCCCAATCCCAACTCACAGCCTCATAGACACATATGCTGAGAAAAGTTTGGGTAGAGAGGCCGGCTTGCAGTCCAAGCATTACAAACCTTGAATTTCGCCCATGTGAACctaaaaggggtttgtgaaatgagCTGCAATAGATAACTCAGTTCCAGGGACACCAATGGCATTGTTTCTGGAAACAAAAAAGCAGATTTTTTTTCTTATCTTGTACAAccccctttaaaaggaatctgacagcagcatgagatagacacagagacactgattccatagacatatcacttaatttactggctACAGCaattgtgatagaatcacagttttctctgctacgGATTTAGCAGAGCTTGGAatgctaagctctgtataaccccgcccacatcactgattggtagctttctgagcTCCTCGTGTATtgtcagaaagctgctaatcagtgcttgtAGTGTGGATGGACCAGCAGGCACAAGACtcatagtcctctagtgataatctcctgcttttattgaaacagcaaagcacagcctagtaagtgacacattgctggaatcaaggtccctgcctctacatcatgttgctcttagattacatagtaaaaacctgcttaCATATTCCCTTTAACTTTTGGTATTTCACTGGACAATGGCTTTGGAACTTTTCAGCTGTTGGAAAATTAGAATTCCTAATGTTCCCTGACATTCTACCATCTAGACTAGCAGTTGGCAAAATTGAGAAAAAACATTTTTAGAGATACAAACTTACCTACGGACAAAGCCACCACTAATGGCCATCTGTTCGCGTTCATCCACAACACGTGCAGGCTGACTTGCAACCACTCCATCTTGGTTATTGCCCCAGGCATTTTTGTAAGCATTACTTGATTTAAGCCTACAGAAAACACATTGTCAGTGATCTATAAAAGCGCGGCGATCAGGAATAaaaggaataataaaaaaaaaaagaataaaacaaaGAAAAGTCACACTGTTCATGGTACAGAAATAACAGAGCTGATTCAGGCAGATGAGCATTGGACAGGGGCACCACCTCATACCGATATATCATGAACCCAATTATCTAACGCTGACATGGATCAGCTTTGAAATCCTGAGACTGAATGACTGTTTTCAGACGTTCATCACACTCGGATAAACACATCGTTTTATATTTTCATCTGACAACGAGGAAAACAAGGAATCTCATAGTTGACATAAAACAAACACATAAAGACATACTGGCGGACATACGGTACACAGAACAAAACTGCCATGTATAGTGTGTACATCACATCACGTGGACATGCCCTCTAATTCACATAGATTAGCGGTAATAGTACTATGCAAGGGTTAAgttgcatagttttttttttattatttctaaaaTATTTTGGGAACTTGTAGACATTACTACTGTAGTATAAGATAAGTACTTTTGGCTCCGTCTGATAATATATCGGTACTTGTAAACAGTTACATGGAGAGTTGATGTACAAACCTTGGTCAACAAAGACAGaataaaagaaaaagtaaaaaatagcTAAAGTGGAATGAATGCAGCAGCGGACGAAACAAGCGTTCTAGCAGAAATGCCCCGTACACCCTGTTCATGCACAAGCTGGCGGCATGAATTGGAGGTGACACACTTTTCACCAAGCACAACCGCTCCAGTGGTTCACTATTGTGTTAACAGCTGTCACGGGACACAGCCAGTCAAAAGTGGAGAATTCACTCAGACGGGGGAAAAAATAATATAAACTTGTGGAAATATTAAAAGGGTTTTCCTCTTTTCAGTCAATAGTCTTCAGATGCCTTTGGTGgaggctttaaagggactctgtcacctgaatttggcgggacgggttttcggtcatatgggcagagttttcgggtgtttgattccccctttccttacccgctggctggatgctggctgcaatattggattgaagttcattctctgtcctccgtagtacacgcctgcgcaaggaaagggtgaatcaaacacccgaaaactccgcccatatgaccaaaaaccggtccagcaaaaattcaggtgacaggttccctttaaggctcgtTTCACATGCGAAGGATTTCACAAGGATTAAAGGATCGCTCAGAAGAGCGTAAAATCGGTCCGTGTACGGAGAGCTCACTGGACGATTATTGTCAGTGCACATGGCCCATTTTCCACATGGACTGGTGGGCTGCGTCTAAAATATCGCAGCATGTACTACTGGGGTCTGGTTTATGGACCAGAATTATCTGTCCTCAATGTGGCTGAGCACACGGAGCCGGACAAGGAGCCAGTCACGCCGCAATTTGTGGATGAGACTAGCCTGATTCTCAATACGGCCATGTGAACTGGGCCCAAAGAGTCATGCAGTTGGCGGTAATAATTGGATGAGTGCTATCTGTCGTCTCAtctccatgttattctatggggccgggcACAAGTCCAATTTTTTGCTCGGACAGAGTCTGTCCACTGGATAAAATCGCTGCATGCCTGAGTTTGGTCCAATATCCAGATCACACTCAACCACGCAAGTCAGTGGGTCTGGTGaaaccatcagactgcactcggatgacatctgagtgcactcCGATatccacggactgacagaatggagatgatggagacatttttttctccatcttctcctcatctgaaagAATCGGCTCACACACTGCTATTTACCTGTATGTTTCTGGTACATAAATCAGGGCACATCAGCGCATGCTGAAAATTGATTCAAACGGACAAGATATCCCAAATAAAAATCGCCCACTTAGGCTATCATCGGGCGGCGATCCAGTTTGCTCCCGGACAGCACATGAACCGAGAATACGCTGGTCTGAACATACCCTGAGGTGCAGATTCAGCGCTGAGATCATTGTCAGATGTAACCACTACCTGCATGCCATGGATATGAAGGTGGGTTTCGTGACCCCATTTACATGCAATGGAACATAACCGCTCACATTCTTGGCTGTGCAGCAGAAAATAGGCAGCATGTTATTCATC
Encoded here:
- the SNAP25 gene encoding synaptosomal-associated protein 25 isoform X2, whose protein sequence is MAEDADMRNELEEMQRRADQLADESLESTRRMLQYVEGSKDAGIRTLVMLDEQGEQLDRVEEGMNHINQDMKEAEKNLKDLGKCCGLFICPCNKLKSSNAYKNAWGNNQDGVVASQPARVVDEREQMAISGGFVRRVTNDARENEMDENLEQVSGIIGNLRHMALDMGNEIDTQNRQIDRIMEKADSNKARIDEANTRATKMLGSG
- the SNAP25 gene encoding synaptosomal-associated protein 25 isoform X1, producing MAEDADMRNELEEMQRRADQLADESLESTRRMLQYVEGSKDAGIRTLVMLDEQGEQLERIEEGMEQINKDMKEAEKNLTDLGKFCGLCVCPCNKLKSSNAYKNAWGNNQDGVVASQPARVVDEREQMAISGGFVRRVTNDARENEMDENLEQVSGIIGNLRHMALDMGNEIDTQNRQIDRIMEKADSNKARIDEANTRATKMLGSG